Below is a genomic region from Caballeronia sp. SBC1.
TCATCCGCATCAGCTTTCGGGCGGCATGGCACAGCGCGTGGCCATTGCCCGAGGGCTTGTGAACCGGCCGAAGCTTCTGCTTCTCGACGAACCGTTCGGGGCACTCGACGCACTCACGCGAAGCCGGCTGCAAAACGAGTTGCGACGCATCTGGGAACACGAGCGGATCACCATGATTTTGGTTACCCACGACGTTGACGAAGCCGTGTTCCTTGCGGACCGCGTGGTGGTCATGCAGGCACGGCCGGGGCGTATTGGCAAGGTGGTGGGAGTCAACCTGCAACGCCCGCGCAGTCGCAGCGATGCCGCCTTCGTGCGTTTGCGTGACGAAATACTGGCGGACTTCAGCGTGCCGCACGACGCGTCCGCTCCAGCCTGATCAGCACGGTTCTCTCGGGCACATGCTTCGAGACGTTTTCTTCTTTCCAATCCTTGGCGACAACGGGTTTGCTTCTGCCAAATGCTTGTTTCACTTGTTCCTCGCGGCTGGTTAATCTGGGACACATGCATTCCACTGCATTGTGTACCGGAGGTAAAACAAGCATGCACTACAAGGGTTATGAAGTCGCTCCCGCGGCACAAGCGCTGCCCAGCGGATTGTTCGCCGCCAATCTCGTGATTCAGGACGAAGGGTCGCTGCAAAAGCGCGCTTACGTATTCGACGCGCTCGACTACTTCTTCGAATCCGATCTTGCCGTTGCTTATGCCGCACGCTGGGCTCGCATGTGGATCGACAATCGGCGGTTGCCGCGCGCTTGACGCTTTTTCCGCCCTCCTTAGTCACGGAGGGCGGCATTCCAAACCGGTCTTAGTTCAAAGCAACGGCCGCTGCCGCGTTGACCGGCGACCCTTCCAGCGCGACCGAAGCACGTCCGTCCGGTCCCGCAGGCACGTCGCCCACCAGCGTTGTCCGATACAGTTGCCGGTCAAACTCCAGGTCGAAGATGTCCGATGGCGCGAGGTGCGCCGTCGAGCGATTGTCCCAGAACGCTATGCTGCCCGGTTCCCATTTGAACCGCACCGTGAACTCCGGACGCGTCACGTGTTCCCACAGCAATTCGAGAATCGCCTGACTCTCACGCGGCGTCACGCCAACAATATGCTTCAGGAAACTCGGGCTGACATATAGCGCCCGCTCGCCAGTCTCAGGGTGCACGCGCACCAGCGGATGCTCAGTAACCAACGCGCGTTGCTGCACGGCTTGCTCAAACGCGCTCGTGGCGCTGGCCCCTGCGGGCGGCGTGAATTTATGCACACCACGCAAGCCATCGACAAAATCGCGCAACGGCGCCGAGAGCTTTTCGTACGCGGCAACGAGGCTTGTCCATTGCGTGTCGCCGCCATAAGGCGGAATGGTGACACCCCGCAGGATTGATGCAAAGGGCGGGTTAACTGCTGCCGTCACATCGGTATGCCAGCCGGTCCAAGGGCGTAACAACGCCTGTCCTTCGAAGCGCGTTGCCTTGCGATACTTGGAAATAGAATAGATCTCGGGGTGCCCGTCAACGTGCCCGAACACGGGATGTCCCAGCGTGAGCTCGCCGAACTGCGCGGAGAACGCCACATGCTGTGCATGCGTGAGGAACTGCTCTCTAAAGAAGATCACGCGCCACTTCAACAACGCCGCGCGAATCTGCGCGACCTGGTGGGTGTCGAGTGGCTGCGATAGATCGACGCCACTGATTTGCGGTCCTATATATGCCGACAACGGCGTGACCTGGACCGACTCTGTAGTGCTTGCGACGGCTGCGTTCATTGCATGTCTCCTGAAAGAGGAATCGCCAGTTTGAGGTTGGGAACATTCGGGTCTTCACGATTGAAAATCAGACATGCGCGACGGCATGAAAAACGGATCCCGACGTTTCGATATACACATTACGGGTGCGCCGCAACGGCCTCAACCAATCGATGCACATATACAAACCACGCCGAACGCAAAAGATGGCAGAAGACTAGAATAAATCTCGCAGTGTCGAATAACGTTATCGCGTTTTATTCCTTCCCAATCCCCACGAGCCGGTCTAACTTCATCGCCATGAACTCAACCATCCAGTCACCTTCCAGTCTCCCCCATGAACAACAGCCAGTCGCGTGGATCGCCGGGGTCGGCGCCAGCGCGGGACTCGGCGCAGCAGTCGCCCGACGCTTCTCGGAAGGTGGCTTCACTGTCGCCCTCACGGGACGCACGGCCGAACGCGTGGAAAGCATTGCTGCGGAAATTCGCGCCGCGGGCGGTGTGGCCCACGCATTGGCTGGCGACATATCGAATGAAGCAACGGTCGGCGAGCTCGCCGACCGCGTGCGTGAACTCGGTCCATTAACGGCGGCCATATTCAACGCAGGCGGTGCAAGCCGTGCGCCCACGCTTGAACTGAGCGCAGCGAACTTCGAGCAGGCGTGGCGCACCGGCGTGCTCGGCGGTTTCCTGTTTTCTCAGGCAGCGCTGCGCCGGATATTGAACAATGGACTGAACGCCGCCTGTTCAACCGGGCGCGGCTCGTTGCTTTTCACAGGAGCCACGGCCGCGTTGCGCGGCAAGCCGCCCTTCGCGGCTTTTGCTGCGTCGAAGGCCGCGCTGCGTTCGTTGAGCCAGACCCTTGCCCGCGAGTTCGGGTCCGAGGGCGTACATGTGGCGCATATTGTGATTGATGGTGGCATTGACGGCGAGCGTCTTCGGCAATCCGCGCCGCAGCGCGTCCAGCACGCCGGCGACGATGGCTTGCTGCAAGCAAGCGCCATCGCGGAGAGTTATTGGCAGTTGCATCATCAGCATAGAAGCGCGTGGACGCAAGAACTTGATCTGCGTCCGTTCAAGGAAACGTTCTGAACAACGCAACGAGTCGCGCGTTGAAACGTCGTGCGCGGCTCGCTTTGATTTCGCTGTCGGGCGTTCCTTGTAGGCACGCCTGCAGTCACTTATTTCTTCCATTTATCCCGTCATGTCGAAACGTCCCGTCCTCCTTGCGTTAGCGTTGTGTGCCGCGCTCGCCCCATTCAACGCCCGCGCCGCCGGTGCAAACGAACTACGCATCGGCTTCGTGCCGGGACCCTATGCCGATGAATTCAAGGCCGGGGTCGAACCGCAATTACGCCAGAAGGGTTACACGATCAAGTACGTGGAATTCAGCACGGGGCTGGAGGCAAACCAGGCTGTGTATCGTGGCGAGATTGCAGCCGATGTCATGCAGCACGAGGTCTATCTGAAGTCATACAACGACCGCAACGGAACCGATCTGGTCGCCGTGGTGCAAGTACCCACGCCGCCAATGGGTCTTTATTCGAAGAAACATCATGCGTTGACGGACGTCCAGGCCGGCGCGAAAGTAGCCGTGCCGAACGATCCGGTCAACCTGGAACGCGCACTCAAGATCCTGCAACGGATCGGCTGGATCAAGCTTCGTCCGAACAGCAATCCCGTGGATGTGACCGAGCGTGACGTGATCGCGAATCCTGCCGGAATCAAGATCGTTCCGCTTGAATCGGCGCAAGCGCCGCGTGCGCTCGATGACGTTGATTTCGCGGCCATCCAGGGCAACTTCGCGATCTTCAGCGGCTACAAACTCACCGATGCACTCGCCCTCGAACAGATGACACCGCCCTACATTAACCAGGTCGTGGTCAGGGCTGCGAACAAGACGTCGCGCAGTACGCTGGACATTGTCGATGCCTATCAGTCGCCGGCTTTTCAGAAAGTCATCCTTAACAACCGCTTCTACGACGGCTTTCGTCTGCCCGAATACTTCGCCAGCAAGTAGGGTTATCGCGACGACAACCGAATAACCTTATGGAATTTTATTCGTTCAGCTTCGGGTCACACGGGTATAGCTTTGAAGTCTTGATCCCCGGGCCGAGGAACGACCATGAGCACCGTATTCGAAGAACGTCCGCGTGCAGAAACGTTGCTGGCGGTAGAAGCTGAACTCAACTATCTGCGTGCTGGCGAGGGCCGACCGGTGAGCTACACGTTCGAGCCACCACCCGGCGTGCCCTGGACTTCCGGCGCACTCGAACCCCGGCGCGTGACCATCCGCGACGCTCGTCCACTCGCCGCCGCGGGAGAGTTATCGCTGGATAAGAGCGGCTTCGAACGCATCGAACATAGAAGTGCACTGACCAACTTCAGCGACGACGCCGCCATCCGCTCGATCTACTACAGCGAATCCGAACAGGTCCTCCTCAAGGCGACTGGCGCGGAGAAGGTTGTGGTATTCGATCACACCCTGCGCGACAGCTTGAGCGGTTCGCGCACAACCTCGTCTTTGCGCGAGCCCGTGAGGCGCGTGCACAACGACCAGACGTTCGTCTCCGGGCCCCGTCGCGTGCGTGACCACCTGCCTGCCGGGGAAGCAGCCCAACGCCTCAAGCACCGGTTTGCGATCATCAACCTATGGCGGCCGCTCGACGTAGTGGAGCAGTTACCCCTTGCACTCTGCGACGCACGCTCGATCGCAGCAAGCGATCTGGTGCCGAGCGACCTTGTGTACAAGGACAAAGTCGGTGAGACTTTTTCCTTCACACATAACCCAGCCCATAGATGGTATTACTTCCCGAAGCTACGACCCGACGAAGCGCTGCTGCTCAAGATCTACGACTCGCGCGACGACGGCACGGCCCGTCTGACCGCACACACGGCGTTTGAAGATCCGACTACGCCGGAAGGCGCCGCACCGCGCAGAAGCATCGAATTGCGGGCCCTGGTTTTCTGGAAGGAATGACGAGGAACAACACCTCAGCAGCCGGTGCATGCCAACCGTCCCACGCACGCACCGGATCTTAGCTAAGCTTTCAAATTTGCATAAACACATGAAAACAGAATGGTTGGGCAAGCGCGCGAGTCATGAGACGATTCGCGCCTGCCAACCAGAAAGAGTTTCAACATGCATCGTAGAACTGTTCTTGCAAGTCTCGCCATCGCCGCACTCGGCGCTGTCGTAAGCGTCGCCCATGCGGAAGACGCCCCACTGCGAATCGGCACCATGAGCGGCCCCGACGCGCAGATCTGGACCGAAGTGTCCAAGGTCGCGGCGCAAGAAGGCCTCAAGATCAAGGTGATCGAATTCAACGATTACATCCAGCCCAATGCCGCCCTCGATGCAGGCGACCTCGATGCGAACGGCTTCCAGCATCAGCCGTTTCTCGACAGCCAGGTCAAGCAGCGCGGCTACAAGATCGTCAACGTGGGCCTGACCTACGTTGCGCCAATGGGCTTCTACTCGAAGAAGTTCAAGTCGTTGAAAGACCTGCCGCAAGGGGCGAAAGTCGGTATCCAGAACGACCCGTCGAACGGCAATCGCGCGCTGTTGCTCCTGCAGAAAAACGGCATCATCAAGTTGAAGGCCGGCGTGGGCAAAGATGGCGTGAACGCAACGCCGCTCGACGTGGTCGAGAACCCGAAGGGCATCAAGCTGATTGAACTCGACTCGGCGCAGTTGCCGCGCTCGCTGGACGACCTCGCCGCCGCGTCGATCAATACGGACTATGCCGTGAAGGCCGGCCTGTCGCCTACGAAAGACGCCATTGCTATCGAAGACCTGAAGGGCCCTTATGCCAACCTGATCGCGGTACGCACCCAGGATCGCAACAAACCGTGGGTCAAGAAACTGGTAGCCGCGTATGAGTCACCGGACGTGAAGAATTTCATCGATACCCAGTTCAAAGGCTCGATCATTCCGGCGTTCTAAGCAGGACATGCCGCGCCGCGAGGCGGACCATCCATAACTTCTCACGTGCTTAGGTTGTGAGCTTCTATTGGTTCGCCCCGGCGGCGGCTTGCTCGCTGAGGTTAGTCTTTCCGGGGCGCGCGCTCATCTTCTCAAGCAGTTGTCCAGCGGCATGGCGCAGCGGGTGGCAATTGCAAGGGGCCTGTTTTCCTAGCCTGATTTGCTGCTGCTCGACGAGCCCTTCAGCGCGGTCGTCGCGACCTCTTGCTCGCCAGTCTGCGCGGTGAATTGCTGGAAAGTCTTGGGGCGGTCACGGCCTAAATACGCCCCTTCAGGACAGGCTCAAAGCCGTGCAATAGAGACTTCGGTAGACTTCACGAACGCAATGACTTCGCTCCCGACCTTCAGTTCCAGCTCATCAATCGAACGTGTGGTGATCACCGATGTGACAATGCCATAAGGCGTTTCCACATCGACTTCCGAGACCACCGAACCGCGAATAATCTCCTTGATATGACCTTTGAACTGGTTGCGTACATTGATTGCCGTGATGCCCATAATGATGCTCCGTATTGATTGAATAGTGCCGGGGCCGGTAGACAGCGGCAATGAGTGAATCGATAACCCCATCTAGCCCGGCTGCGCACCGTTCCTGAGAACGCGCGATAACACCTGTTCTTCGAGCTCGGCGAAACCTTCCGCCGTGCGCAAACGCGGACGCTGCAGGGTGATGGCGGCATCGAAGGAAATCTTCCCCGCTTCGATCAACACAATCCGCTCGCCCAGCGCCACTGCTTCCTGCACATCGTGCGTGACGAGCAGTGCGGTGAAGCGATGCTCGCGCCACAACCGTTCAATCAGCGCGTGCATTTCAATCCGCGTCAACGCATCGAGCGCGCCCAGCGGTTCATCCAGCAACAGCAGGTCCGGCCGATGCACCAACGCGCGCGCAAGCGCCACCCGTTGCCGCTGACCACCCGACAATTGCGCGGGCCAATCGCCCTCTCGCGCACTCAAGCCCACTTCAGCCAACGTCGCGCGTGCGTCTTCACGAGACGAACGCGGCAAGCCGAGCATGACGTTTTGCAGCACGCTCTTCCATGGCAGCAAGCGGGCATCCTGGAACATGATGCGAGTCTCCAGCACGCTGGCTCCGGCCGCCGCGTTGCGCTGTACGACACCGCCAGTGGCCTTTTCAAGGCCCGCGATCAGGCGCAGCAACGTGGACTTGCCGCAGCCACTACGTCCGACTATCGATACAAAACTGCCGCGCTCTATGGCGAAATCAAAGTTCGACAACACCTTGCGCTCGCCGAAATGTTTGTCGACGCCTTGCAGTTCGACAGCCATGTCCACGGGGTGCGTACGGGGCGCAGTAGCCGCCGGTGCACGCCCGCGTGTGGCAACTTCCGGCCCGTTGCCTTCCAGCACGGCGTTGCCCGATGCATACGATGCGTAGCTTGATGTCATAGTTTCGCTCCCTTCTGATACGCAGGATGCCAGCGCAGCGTTGCGCGCTCGATTGACTTCGCGAGCATGTCGGCAAGCTTGCCGAGCAGCGCATAAAGCAGGATGCCGACCACCACCACATCGGTCTGCAGGAACTCGCGTGCGTTCATCGTCATATAGCCGATCCCCGATTGCGCCGAGATGGTCTCGGCGACGATCAGCATCACCCACATCAACCCGAACGCAAAACGCACGCCCACCAGGATGGAAGGCAATGCCCCCGGCAGGATCACGTCGCGATACAGCGCAAAGCCCGAGAGTCCGTAGCTGCGTGCCATCTCGATCAGGTCAGCATCGACGGAACGAATGCCGTGATACGTATTCGTATAGACCGGGAAAAACACGCCAAGCGCGACCAGGAACAACTTCGCTTCCTCGCCGATGCCGAACCACAGGATCACGAGCGGGATCATCGCGAGCGCGGGGATATTGCGGATCATCTGCACGGTCGAGTCGAGCGCG
It encodes:
- a CDS encoding molybdopterin-binding protein, which codes for MGITAINVRNQFKGHIKEIIRGSVVSEVDVETPYGIVTSVITTRSIDELELKVGSEVIAFVKSTEVSIARL
- a CDS encoding MetQ/NlpA family ABC transporter substrate-binding protein, with product MSKRPVLLALALCAALAPFNARAAGANELRIGFVPGPYADEFKAGVEPQLRQKGYTIKYVEFSTGLEANQAVYRGEIAADVMQHEVYLKSYNDRNGTDLVAVVQVPTPPMGLYSKKHHALTDVQAGAKVAVPNDPVNLERALKILQRIGWIKLRPNSNPVDVTERDVIANPAGIKIVPLESAQAPRALDDVDFAAIQGNFAIFSGYKLTDALALEQMTPPYINQVVVRAANKTSRSTLDIVDAYQSPAFQKVILNNRFYDGFRLPEYFASK
- a CDS encoding CmcJ/NvfI family oxidoreductase gives rise to the protein MSTVFEERPRAETLLAVEAELNYLRAGEGRPVSYTFEPPPGVPWTSGALEPRRVTIRDARPLAAAGELSLDKSGFERIEHRSALTNFSDDAAIRSIYYSESEQVLLKATGAEKVVVFDHTLRDSLSGSRTTSSLREPVRRVHNDQTFVSGPRRVRDHLPAGEAAQRLKHRFAIINLWRPLDVVEQLPLALCDARSIAASDLVPSDLVYKDKVGETFSFTHNPAHRWYYFPKLRPDEALLLKIYDSRDDGTARLTAHTAFEDPTTPEGAAPRRSIELRALVFWKE
- the ssuC gene encoding aliphatic sulfonate ABC transporter permease SsuC, with the protein product MNVVPFFRRAGVQVAPWLVPILILIAWELAARTGGLSSRVLPEPLAVVKAAWELIQSGDMWANVKVSAWRALTGFAIGGSIGFVLGLGTGLFKPAEIALDSTVQMIRNIPALAMIPLVILWFGIGEEAKLFLVALGVFFPVYTNTYHGIRSVDADLIEMARSYGLSGFALYRDVILPGALPSILVGVRFAFGLMWVMLIVAETISAQSGIGYMTMNAREFLQTDVVVVGILLYALLGKLADMLAKSIERATLRWHPAYQKGAKL
- a CDS encoding TauD/TfdA family dioxygenase yields the protein MNAAVASTTESVQVTPLSAYIGPQISGVDLSQPLDTHQVAQIRAALLKWRVIFFREQFLTHAQHVAFSAQFGELTLGHPVFGHVDGHPEIYSISKYRKATRFEGQALLRPWTGWHTDVTAAVNPPFASILRGVTIPPYGGDTQWTSLVAAYEKLSAPLRDFVDGLRGVHKFTPPAGASATSAFEQAVQQRALVTEHPLVRVHPETGERALYVSPSFLKHIVGVTPRESQAILELLWEHVTRPEFTVRFKWEPGSIAFWDNRSTAHLAPSDIFDLEFDRQLYRTTLVGDVPAGPDGRASVALEGSPVNAAAAVALN
- a CDS encoding SDR family NAD(P)-dependent oxidoreductase, with translation MNSTIQSPSSLPHEQQPVAWIAGVGASAGLGAAVARRFSEGGFTVALTGRTAERVESIAAEIRAAGGVAHALAGDISNEATVGELADRVRELGPLTAAIFNAGGASRAPTLELSAANFEQAWRTGVLGGFLFSQAALRRILNNGLNAACSTGRGSLLFTGATAALRGKPPFAAFAASKAALRSLSQTLAREFGSEGVHVAHIVIDGGIDGERLRQSAPQRVQHAGDDGLLQASAIAESYWQLHHQHRSAWTQELDLRPFKETF
- a CDS encoding MetQ/NlpA family ABC transporter substrate-binding protein; this translates as MHRRTVLASLAIAALGAVVSVAHAEDAPLRIGTMSGPDAQIWTEVSKVAAQEGLKIKVIEFNDYIQPNAALDAGDLDANGFQHQPFLDSQVKQRGYKIVNVGLTYVAPMGFYSKKFKSLKDLPQGAKVGIQNDPSNGNRALLLLQKNGIIKLKAGVGKDGVNATPLDVVENPKGIKLIELDSAQLPRSLDDLAAASINTDYAVKAGLSPTKDAIAIEDLKGPYANLIAVRTQDRNKPWVKKLVAAYESPDVKNFIDTQFKGSIIPAF
- a CDS encoding ATP-binding cassette domain-containing protein, with protein sequence MTSSYASYASGNAVLEGNGPEVATRGRAPAATAPRTHPVDMAVELQGVDKHFGERKVLSNFDFAIERGSFVSIVGRSGCGKSTLLRLIAGLEKATGGVVQRNAAAGASVLETRIMFQDARLLPWKSVLQNVMLGLPRSSREDARATLAEVGLSAREGDWPAQLSGGQRQRVALARALVHRPDLLLLDEPLGALDALTRIEMHALIERLWREHRFTALLVTHDVQEAVALGERIVLIEAGKISFDAAITLQRPRLRTAEGFAELEEQVLSRVLRNGAQPG